From one Meles meles chromosome 18, mMelMel3.1 paternal haplotype, whole genome shotgun sequence genomic stretch:
- the ALDH3A1 gene encoding aldehyde dehydrogenase, dimeric NADP-preferring — translation MSKTSEVVQRARAAFNAGRTRALQFRIQQLEALRRMIQEHEKDFAGALTADLHKNEWNAYYEEMVYVLEEIEYMIKKLPEWAADEPVEKTLQTQQDECYIHSEPLGVVLIIGTWNYPFAVTIQPMVGAIAAGNAVVTKPSELSENMANLLATIVPQYLDRDLYPVITGGIPETTEVLKERFDHILYTGNTAVGKIIMMAAAKHLTPVTLELGGKNPCYVDKDCDLDIACRRIAWGKFMNSGQTCVGPDYILCDPSIQNQIVEKLKKSLKEFYGEDAKKSRDYGRIINSRHFQRVMGLMEGQKVAYGGTGDAATRYIAPTILIDVDPQSPVMQEEIFGPVMPIVCVRSLEEAIQFVNQREKPLALYVFSLNDKVVKKMIAETSSGGVTANDVIVHISVHSLPYGGVGNSGMGSYHGKKSFETFSHRRSCLVRPLLNDESLKARYPPSMAKMTRH, via the exons ATGAGCAAAACGAGCGAGGTCGTGCAGCGGGCCAGAGCCGCCTTCAACGCGGGCCGGACCCGCGCGCTGCAGTTCCGGATCCAGCAGCTGGAGGCGCTGCGGCGCATGATCCAGGAGCACGAGAAGGACTTCGCGGGCGCGCTGACCGCAGACCTCCACAAG AATGAATGGAACGCCTACTACGAGGAAATGGTTTATGTCCTGGAAGAGATCGAGTACATGATCAAGAAACTCCCCGAGTGGGCTGCAGACGAGCCCGTGGAGAAGACTCTCCAGACCCAGCAGGACGAGTGTTACATCCACTCGGAGCCCCTGGGTGTGGTCCTCATCATCGGCACCTGGAACTACCCCTTCGCCGTCACCATCCAGCCCATGGTGGGCGCCATTGCTGCAG ggaacgCGGTGGTCACCAAGCCCTCGGAGCTGAGTGAGAACATGGCGAACCTGCTGGCCACCATCGTCCCTCAATACCTGGACAGG GACCTGTACCCGGTGATCACTGGGGGCATTCCCGAGACCACGGAGGTGCTCAAGGAAAGATTTGACCATATTCTGTACACCGGGAACACCGCCGTGGGGAAGATCATCATGATGGCGGCGGCCAAGCACCTGACCCCCGTCACGCTGGAACTGGGGGGGAAGAACCCCTGCTATGTGGACAAGGACTGCGACCTGGACATCGCCTGCAG ACGCATCGCCTGGGGGAAATTCATGAACAGCGGCCAGACCTGTGTGGGCCCCGACTACATCCTCTGTGACCCCTCCATCCAGAATCAAATTGTGGAGAAGCTGAAAAAGTCCCTGAAA GAGTTCTATGGGGAGGACGCCAAGAAGTCCCGTGACTACGGAAGGATCATCAACTCCCGGCATTTCCAGAGGGTGATGGGCCTGATGGAGGGCCAGAAAGTCGCCTACGGAGGCACGGGCGACGCGGCCACCCGATACATAG CCCCCACCATCCTCATAGACGTGGACCCCCAGTCCCCAGTGATGCAGGAGGAGATCTTCGGGCCGGTGATGCCCATCGTGTGTGTGCGCAGCCTGGAGGAGGCCATCCAGTTCGTCAACCAGCGCGAGAAGCCCCTGGCACTCTACGTATTCTCTCTAAACGACAAG GTGGTTAAGAAGATGATTGCAGAGACGTCAAGCGGTGGGGTGACGGCCAATGACGTCATCGTCCACATCTCTGTGCACTCCCTGCCTTACGGGGGTGTGG GCAACAGCGGCATGGGGTCCTACCACGGCAAGAAGAGCTTTGAGACCTTCTCCCACCGCCGCTCCTGCCTGGTGAGGCCTCTGCTGAATGATGAGTCCCTCAAAGCCAGATACCCCCCGAGCATGGCCAAG ATGACCCGTCACTGA